One window of the Vigna radiata var. radiata cultivar VC1973A chromosome 1, Vradiata_ver6, whole genome shotgun sequence genome contains the following:
- the LOC106759017 gene encoding protein DMP7, which produces MSNSESQDLIIHCEDEQQQQNSEDDFYDVDDYDIDESYYFYVINAILSGTARLNVLLPTVTILAFSIFAPILTDDGECNTLNRWLMGSFLALLAVSCVFFTLTDSFRSGNGRLYYGVATLRGIWTFNGGKKKPRLPSDYRLRWSDVFYASLSLVSFLAFAGLHQDVVKCYYPALPRKLTNTLPLVVGFFVSVLFVAFPSKRRGIGYPFLLQRDPFYSSTRP; this is translated from the coding sequence ATGAGTAACTCAGAAAGCCAAGATTTGATCATCCACTGTGAAGATGAGCAGCAGCAGCAGAATAGTGAAGATGATTTCTATGATGTTGATGACTATGACATTGACGAATCCTACTATTTCTATGTCATCAATGCAATTCTAAGTGGCACTGCAAGGCTGAATGTTCTGTTGCCTACAGTGACGATCCTTGCCTTCAGCATTTTTGCACCAATTCTGACAGATGATGGTGAGTGCAACACATTGAACAGATGGTTGATGGGAAGCTTTTTGGCCCTTTTGGCAGTGTCATGTGTGTTCTTCACCTTAACTGACAGCTTCAGAAGTGGCAATGGAAGGTTGTACTATGGAGTGGCAACATTGAGAGGGATATGGACCTTCAATGGGGGCAAGAAGAAGCCTCGTTTGCCATCAGATTATAGACTGAGATGGAGTGATGTTTTCTATGCATCATTGTCTTTGGtctcttttcttgcttttgcaGGGTTGCATCAAGATGTGGTAAAGTGTTACTACCCAGCATTGCCTAGAAAGCTCACCAACACTCTCCCTCTTGTGGTTGGTTTCTTTGTCAGTGTCTTGTTTGTTGCTTTTCCATCCAAGAGAAGAGGAATTGGATACCCCTTCTTGCTGCAGAGAGATCCATTCTACTCTTCTACTAGACCTTGA